The Pseudomonas eucalypticola genome has a window encoding:
- the lolB gene encoding lipoprotein insertase outer membrane protein LolB translates to MFLRHVVTFTLIALLAGCAGFGSREALQGQGNPQQWSAHKAQLTQLDGWQIDGKVGIRAPKDSGSGTLFWLQRQDYYDIRLSGPLGRGAARLTGRPGQVVLEVANQGRYEAPSPEQLLGEQLGWDLPVSHLVWWVRGLPAPDTRSKLTLDGDSRLASLEQDGWSVEYLSYTEQNGYALPERIKLHGHDLDVTLVVKSWQPRQLGH, encoded by the coding sequence ATGTTTTTGCGCCATGTAGTTACGTTCACCCTGATCGCCCTGCTCGCCGGCTGTGCCGGCTTCGGTTCCCGCGAGGCCCTGCAGGGCCAGGGCAACCCCCAGCAATGGAGCGCCCACAAGGCGCAACTCACCCAGCTCGATGGCTGGCAGATAGATGGCAAGGTCGGCATTCGCGCCCCCAAGGACTCCGGGAGTGGCACCCTGTTCTGGCTGCAACGCCAGGACTACTACGACATTCGCCTCTCGGGCCCCTTGGGCCGTGGCGCCGCCCGCCTGACTGGCCGTCCGGGCCAGGTGGTGCTGGAGGTCGCCAATCAGGGTCGTTATGAAGCCCCAAGCCCCGAGCAATTGCTGGGCGAGCAACTGGGCTGGGACCTGCCCGTGTCGCACCTGGTCTGGTGGGTCCGTGGCCTGCCCGCTCCCGACACCAGGAGCAAGCTCACCCTGGACGGCGACAGCCGCCTGGCCAGCCTGGAACAGGACGGCTGGAGCGTGGAATACCTCAGCTATACCGAGCAGAACGGCTACGCCCTGCCCGAGCGCATCAAGCTGCACGGCCACGACCTGGACGTGACCCTGGTGGTCAAGAGCTGGCAACCACGGCAACTGGGGCACTGA
- a CDS encoding 50S ribosomal protein L25/general stress protein Ctc — protein MTDFILNAQARTDLGKGASRRLRRLASQVPAVIYGGDKEAESVSILAKEIAKLFENEAAYSHIIELNVDGKKQNVVVKAMQRHPAKQFILHADFVRVVAGQKLTAIVPVHFINEEAPVKKGGEISHVVNEIEVSCEAKDLPEFIEVDLAASEIGSIIHLSDLKAPKGVEFVALAHGNDLAVANVHAPRVAPEAEEGAAE, from the coding sequence ATGACTGATTTCATCCTGAACGCCCAAGCGCGTACCGACCTGGGGAAAGGTGCGAGCCGCCGCCTGCGTCGTCTCGCCTCCCAAGTTCCTGCCGTTATCTACGGTGGCGACAAAGAAGCTGAATCCGTAAGCATCCTGGCCAAGGAAATCGCCAAGCTGTTCGAAAACGAGGCTGCCTACAGCCACATCATCGAACTGAACGTCGACGGCAAGAAGCAGAACGTCGTGGTCAAGGCCATGCAGCGTCACCCAGCCAAGCAGTTCATCCTGCACGCTGACTTCGTACGCGTTGTTGCCGGCCAGAAACTGACCGCTATCGTTCCTGTGCACTTCATCAACGAAGAAGCACCCGTGAAGAAAGGCGGCGAGATCTCCCACGTTGTCAACGAGATCGAAGTTTCCTGCGAAGCCAAGGATCTGCCTGAGTTCATCGAAGTGGACCTGGCTGCCTCCGAGATCGGTTCGATCATTCACCTGTCCGACCTCAAGGCCCCTAAAGGCGTTGAATTCGTAGCCCTGGCTCACGGCAACGACCTGGCTGTCGCCAACGTCCACGCGCCACGTGTAGCTCCAGAAGCTGAAGAAGGCGCTGCCGAGTAA
- a CDS encoding ribose-phosphate pyrophosphokinase yields MSKMMVFTGNANPDLARRVVRQLHIPLGDVSVGKFSDGEISTEINENVRGKDVFIIQPTCAPTNDNLMELVVMADAFRRSSASRITAVIPYFGYARQDRRPRSARVAISAKVVADMLTVVGIDRVLTVDLHADQIQGFFDIPVDNIYGSPVLVDDIEDQRFENLMIVSPDIGGVVRARAVAKSLGVDLGIIDKRREKANHSEVMHIIGDVEGRTCILVDDMVDTAGTLCHAAKALKEHGAAKVFAYCTHPVLSGRAIENIENSVLDELVVTNTIPLSAAAQACVRIRQLDIAPVVAEAVRRISNEESISAMFR; encoded by the coding sequence GTGTCCAAGATGATGGTCTTTACGGGGAACGCTAACCCCGATCTGGCTCGGCGTGTCGTACGTCAGCTGCATATCCCACTGGGTGACGTCTCTGTCGGTAAATTCTCCGACGGTGAAATCAGCACTGAGATTAATGAAAACGTCCGCGGTAAAGACGTCTTTATCATTCAGCCGACTTGCGCTCCGACCAACGATAACCTGATGGAACTGGTAGTGATGGCCGATGCCTTCCGCCGCTCCTCAGCGTCCCGAATCACTGCGGTGATTCCGTACTTTGGTTATGCCCGCCAGGATCGCCGTCCGCGTTCCGCGCGTGTGGCTATCAGCGCGAAAGTCGTCGCTGACATGCTCACCGTGGTGGGGATCGACCGTGTTCTCACGGTGGATCTGCATGCTGACCAAATCCAGGGTTTCTTCGATATTCCAGTAGATAACATCTACGGTTCCCCCGTTCTGGTGGATGACATCGAAGATCAACGCTTCGAGAACCTGATGATCGTGTCCCCGGACATCGGCGGCGTCGTGCGTGCACGTGCTGTTGCCAAGTCCCTGGGCGTCGATCTGGGTATCATCGACAAGCGCCGTGAGAAAGCCAATCACTCCGAAGTGATGCATATCATCGGCGACGTCGAAGGGCGTACCTGTATTCTGGTCGATGACATGGTCGACACCGCCGGCACCCTGTGCCACGCGGCGAAAGCCCTGAAAGAGCATGGCGCTGCCAAGGTCTTTGCCTACTGCACACACCCTGTGCTGTCGGGCCGGGCGATCGAGAACATTGAAAACTCCGTGCTGGACGAGCTGGTGGTGACCAACACCATCCCGCTGTCCGCTGCAGCACAAGCCTGTGTACGTATCCGCCAACTGGATATCGCACCGGTCGTGGCCGAAGCGGTTCGCCGCATCAGCAACGAAGAATCGATCAGCGCGATGTTCCGCTAA
- the ispE gene encoding 4-(cytidine 5'-diphospho)-2-C-methyl-D-erythritol kinase, producing the protein MTHPRLTLPAPAKLNLMLHILGRRADGYHELQTLFQFLDYGDELDFALRQDGEIRLHTEIEGVPHDSNLIVKAARKLQDLSGTALGADIWLRKVLPMGGGIGGGSSDAATTLLGLNHLWNTGIDVDRLAALGLGLGADVPVFVRGHAAFAEGVGEILTPVEPEEPWYLVLIPQVSVSTAEIFSDPLLTRDSLPIKVRPVPKGNSRNDCEAVVSRRYPEVLNALNSLKKFTEARLTGTGSCVFGAFPSKAEADKVSHLLAETLTGFVAKGSNISMLHRTLQNLSQETSAIHS; encoded by the coding sequence ATGACCCACCCACGCCTGACCCTGCCCGCCCCGGCCAAGCTCAACCTGATGCTGCACATCCTTGGCCGCCGCGCCGATGGCTACCACGAGCTGCAAACCCTGTTTCAGTTTCTTGACTACGGTGACGAGCTGGATTTCGCCCTGCGCCAGGATGGCGAAATCCGCCTGCACACTGAAATCGAGGGCGTGCCCCACGACAGCAACCTGATCGTGAAAGCGGCGCGCAAACTCCAGGACTTGTCGGGCACCGCCCTGGGGGCCGACATCTGGTTGCGCAAAGTGCTGCCCATGGGCGGCGGCATTGGCGGTGGCAGCTCGGATGCCGCTACCACACTGCTGGGCCTCAACCACCTGTGGAACACGGGCATCGACGTCGACCGCCTGGCCGCACTGGGCTTGGGCCTGGGCGCCGACGTGCCGGTTTTCGTCCGCGGCCACGCGGCTTTCGCCGAGGGCGTGGGGGAAATCCTCACCCCGGTGGAGCCCGAGGAACCCTGGTACCTGGTGCTGATTCCGCAAGTCTCTGTAAGTACAGCAGAAATTTTTTCAGATCCGTTGTTGACACGCGATTCACTTCCCATTAAAGTGCGCCCCGTTCCCAAGGGAAACAGCAGAAATGACTGCGAAGCGGTAGTCTCAAGGCGTTATCCAGAAGTACTTAACGCATTGAATTCATTGAAGAAATTCACTGAAGCAAGACTCACCGGAACTGGAAGTTGTGTGTTTGGGGCCTTCCCAAGCAAAGCGGAAGCTGATAAAGTTTCGCACCTTCTTGCAGAGACCCTTACAGGGTTTGTAGCAAAGGGAAGCAACATTTCGATGTTGCATCGCACGCTGCAAAATCTGTCACAGGAAACGAGTGCCATCCACTCGTAG